In the Arachis hypogaea cultivar Tifrunner chromosome 20, arahy.Tifrunner.gnm2.J5K5, whole genome shotgun sequence genome, TGTCAGCAATCTTGAtactctgttttctttctttgctggCTTTGCATTTTCTATCTCCCTCTTGGAAGGAGTCAGAACCATCTTCGTTGAATTGGAATAATGCTGACCGGATTCCAGAGTTCCACATTAGAGAGACAAGCTTTCTCTCAGAATCTGTAGATATTTTTCCAGATGCAAGTTCTTGCGTTCAGAAACATGATCCCAAGTGTGCAAATGGTTCTCAGCTAAGCATGCATTCTGACTGCTTACACAAGAAGCCTGACGAGGGCATATTGCATTCTCAAAATGTGATCAGATGTTCAAATCTATCATTGATTGATCCTCTTTGTTCGGTTGTTCCGTGTAGCATCTCTGCAGAACATGCCATATCCAGTACTGACAAGGACGAAGAACATAATACTGAAAATTTTGTCACATCCATCTCTGAATTTGTGGTGGACACCTTTCAAAGGATATCAAATAAGAATGCTACATTGGATTGTAGAGATGAGAAAATGACTCCTTCCCTTGGTTTGAAAGATATTCCAATCACTGAGACAGAGGTGGTTAAACAAATGCCTAAGAAATTGACCTGTGTTGAGCATATTGATCGAAAACAGTTAAACCCTCTTATGGATTGTAGTGTGATTCAACCCAACCAAGCTCTCCCCCTGAACTGTAATTTGACTCCTCTTCCCACTAACTATAGTATGAGTGCCGCTGCTGCTGCTTCTCTCGGCACAAGGAAATCTGAGAGTCTCTCTGCATCCAAGAGTGaagatggaaatgaaaatgaagaaaatCATGGATATTTTGTTGATAACAAGGCTAGTGATGGGTTAACGATAAAAACATCAGATGCAAATGGCATTTTAGATGAACAAACACAAGATAGTAGGTCACctcttattttaaataataggaCACGCCACCGTTTGCAGGCACCGAAGACTGTTCTAAATGATGTGAGAACAGACCTTCAGAGTGAACAGAACAACAACTACAACGAGTTACAAGTTGTGTGCAATAAATACGATGGTCAAAATGTTGGAGATAGAAAGAAAGTCCGTTTCTCGGAAAAAGTTGAGGAGCTTGATCAGAAAAGGAAGTTGTCCAAGTCGGAACCTTCATACAAAAGAGGTAGATCTTTAGTTCTAATTGTGTCATGTATCTTTCAGTTCGAAGATTTTTTGTACGTGTTGACTCTTTTTTTTCCCTCCAATGATGTAGGTTCATCAGTTAGAGTAAAGAGGAAACGAGTTTCGAAGTCATCGACTGCTTCTGAGCTTCTTGTGAAACATCCTCTAACAAATTACTGCAGAACGGTTGCCAATGAGTTTATATTCCAAGGTACACAATTCTTACTCACTGGGTTGTCTAGACAAAAAGAAAGGGACATAGAAGCACTCATATGGAATTCCGGTGGGGTGGTGCTTTCGGATATTCCATCTCCTCCAAATTCAAGGGGCAAGAGAAGCTTGACCTTATCTTCCTTGCAGCTTCCTGTTATTCTATGTATGAGAAAGGTTTGTTTCTAGTGATTGACAATCTTATGTTTCTAATACTTATGCATAAATAATCTTCTAATTGGTTATTGATACATTCACTTTATTCttcctttttatttataaatgtCTCGCATGGATTAAACTTCTGGATAAATtaacatatttaataataataactgaTATGATCACAAGAAACTTTTCAAGATTAAATTTCTATGCCAAAAGCATTATATTTATAACGGATAAAATcatcaattaatatgattgagAAAACGGGAATATGTAAGGAATGGACAAATCGTCCAATTATAGTTCAGCTCTTGTTggtgatatttattttttttataatgttaaggatttatttcaataTCAATTTTGAGCAAGAAGTCTAGTTTTAAGATAACAAGGCTTAGGAATTTCTATTGAAGAGAAGGCAAGATAAACCGGAAGAACATGGAGAGTAAAGAAATCCTCCAAACAATTTTTTTCCCCttaagtttttagtttatttatttattctccaAATGCATAATAAGAAAGAAAGGTAGACATCAGAAGAAAAAGATCACTTCAGTTCTATAATTTTTCTGGCACCAAGAATCGTTGGAAGAAACCATGTTCCACAGATTCTGTGAATAGAATTTGTTGCCAAGCAACTACAGAGACAACATTTGAACTCTAGATGACATGGCTAAAAGAGTCTATTAGTTGTTCACTTTAGATTTAGTTACCTTCCATAATGAATGCactctttatttcttttaaccGAGTCTTTGTTCTTTTTTTCAGATGCAAACCACCAAATTCTTGTACGGTTGTGCTGTTGGTGCCTCAATACTGAAAGTTGATTGGCTAACTGATTGTCTTAAATCCAGATCTATTTTACAACCTGAAAAGTAAGTTCTGTTTCTGTTTTTATTGAATTGACCTTTTCTTCTCTTAGAACTTATGTTCGTCGGTCGCTAAATATTGTTATGTCTAGGGTAGATAGAGAATGTTAAGAAAGTAGGATCAGTCCAACCTTGACAACTTGAATGGTAATTTTGAACTGATTTTGATATGTATTGGAAGTTCTTTTTAAATGTTTCTTTGGCGTTTCCTTGTGGCTATGGTTGTTTTAAGGGAACCTCCATTTCAAAACTGAAAGATTGgatgtatttaactatttatataaaaaatgggGAAACGGTTTCACTCTTATATACCACTATAATGGCATTACAAACTAAGGTAGAGGGAAATCAAGGAAAATTATAAGCAAAATCTTTGGTTTGACTATTGAGATGGTATACTAATGCATTGTCTGATGCATGTACCTAATCTCACCTACTGAGACAGATGAGACAAGGCTTGATTATTGTCTTTTTGTGTAAATATGCAACAATTGGCCACAACCTTAATACATTCTCCGAAAACCCTGTTTTGCTGCCGTCATTTTCATTTAAGTTAGTTTCTTTATATTACATTTCTATTTGTACCTTGGACATTATTTTACATCGCCTAGGCTGATGCATCTGATAGCTTATTAGCTTTCTATTGATGCTTAGATTCTTTCTGTTTACCTTGTTTCTTCAATCAGTGAAATGGAGAAAATATTCAACCTACTTTGCTGTCATAATGATGTGATATTAAGCATCTCAGATCTTATTCACAGATTTGTAATCGTGGTTGCTTTCCTTTTAGGTACATGATTCTTCCAAACCGAAGTGATATGAGGCAGACCAAAACTGGGACAGCAATCCATTACAGAGACCGAAAGCATATTTTTGAAAGAATAGGAATTATGCTTCATGGGAAGCATAGTTTTTGCAACAAATTGGCAAGCGTCATCAAGGTAAgagtctttttcttttcttttctttttccgttGTCTATTAACATGTGTTTATGTTTAAACTCTCCCTTTTCCTAATAATCAATGGTTCATTGATTACCATTAAATTTGCATGCGTGTAATTCTAAAAGATATAGTTAGATACTTCATGGTTTGGTACTTGTGCATGCATCTGATTCCTTCAAAGCGGGGATGAAATCATATCTCGTTCTTCAATATACTAGAACGAAGTAACTTGTAGCAAACACCAATGCTGTCATGTCCTTCTTGTCCTAGTTGTTTGCTAAACATACAACATGAACCTTAATGTCACTAACTATGCAAAGTGGATTATCCTGATGGTACTTTGATGCAATATCTCTTTATCCTTTAATAAACTTATGGTTTCTCTCTTTTTCCGTTTTTGTATGGCTCAGCATGGAGGTGGACAAGTATTTAAAACTCTTCAACAGTTAGTGCGGAGCATTGATGAAAAGAGGACTTTGGTGGCAGCTATTGTAGCTGAAGATAAAACTACGATATCACGTCATCTGAAGCACTGTGCCTTAGAAGGGGGTATTCCTATTATGGTAAGTACTAAGTACGCATTTTCAAATTTCAGTATCATGGTTGTGTTTATGTGCTGCTTATGTTTTAAATGGTGTTTGCGTAGAGTTCATAGGACTATGTCCATTAATTGGTACTGTCAGTCTATAGTATAATTAAACTAACTACATTTCTACAAATCATATAATATCAAGTGTGTTTGTGTGTGAAATCATATAAATAAGTCTGTTTCCTTTTGCAGCCTTATAGTTGGATTGTGAAAAGTTTACATTCAGGAAAGCTACTTCCTTTCACAGAGAAAAACAATACATTTCCGTTGTCATTTGATAGAGTTTCCAATCCTTTCAATATGAGTGAAGAAATATGACACATGCTTTTCTGGCAGCTGTTTTTAATACGTAGTGGCCCAAATTATATAGTATATACTCTTTTTTGCTTGATAATAATTGTCCActtcaacaaattttttaaaataatgtatTCTGTCCATATAATGGCACAAACACCTCATGTcatgtataattttttatattttggtgaTTATGGAAAGAATATCATGTATAATGTAATTGTATAAAGTAGAAATACGTTTggaaatgtatttttaaattttataaattatgatAATTCCAATGTTAAAACTATTTTATTTAGTAGGAGTCGGCTAATAATGAGAAATTTGAGTAGTATATACAAGATTTTAGTTTCAAACTTTATCGTCGatatataataagttaataacttaTTTTTAAACTCACGTTTTCAGTCACATAACCTATTGTAACAAATCATAAACAAATCAAGATAAAAATATCCTGAAATCTAACCAGTGAGCTAATcacatttgaattttatgattgaaaattttGCTAACTGAATGACAACTGTTAAGTGATGGAAGCATAGAAAGTAACATTTGTTTTAGAAATATAACGTTGAAATAAAATACAGATATTAAGAAACACTAGAAGTCAACGACTTCCAAGGAAAATAAGGGTAAAATAGTAcaaataatctttttatatttattattattttattcctgTTTCTGCTTTGGAGACAACAGAATCTAAATGCAACCTGAACGACAAACCTGACCCACAGAACTTCTCTTCCATGACTTTGGTCAACTTTTCCACCATTGAAGGAGTAAAATAGTTAACCCAGTCACCAATCTCACCCTTCCTAAACAAGAACTTGTTCTCAAAGTTCCTCCCAAATGTCCCTTTCTTATTAACTTCCAACTCCTTCATATTCTCAAAGCTACACAGCTTCACTATGCTCTCAACCACACCACAATTCTCTTCCTCCAAAGTAAAAGGGCAATCCAAGAACATAGCCACCCTTTTCAATTGGAGATTGACATCTTCTTTCAAATCCTCATATTTCAAGAACAAAACCTTGTTTGGCCTCTCAATGCTTTCTTTCCAATACCCCAACATATGATCCCAAAATGGACCATACCCCACAACTCCTTTGCAGTACAAATCAAAAGCTTCTTCTATTGGCAACTCCGGCGAACTCGCAGGCTTGATTTTATTGGTGAAAAACCACGACGACACGAAAGTGTCAAAAGGGTTCCTGCAAATGTATACTATCTTGGTTTTGGTATCTTTCACAATTGAATTCGGCAATGAAGCGAAAGGAACATGAGTGCCAAAGATTCTAGGCTCAGATAAATCAGAAAGATCAGGGACATTTTCTTTGGTACTATAGAGTGTGTATTCAAAGAAAGGAACAAGGTTATGGGGATTGGATTCAAGTAAAGGATGGTTTCCAGAGGCAGGGGAATAGTAGTTGCGCTTTAAAGTGGCAAAGGTGAGTGCTTTCAACCATGTTGTCCCTGATTTTGGGACAGTGGCTATAAGTACATCAGTGTCTTTTGCTTGGAAATGCTTTTGAAAAGTGCTTATGGCTAGAATTTCAGTTGGTTGGCACCAAAAGCCTTGGTATAAATAGAGATAAGGTGTTCTCCAACCTTTCTCTCTTGGGAGATTGAGAATAAGTTTCTTACATTCTTGGCTTAGTTGCTCCTCCTCAATCTCTAATTCAATTTCATTTGCTTCTTTCCCAATTCCATCATCACTTGTTTTAGATTTCGGGAATTGGGTTGGAGCCATTTTTACTGGTATTTGGTAGCCACTTATTAGAGTGGTAATTGGTGTGGGAATAATGTGGATCATAATAAGGTTAGCGTTATTTATATATAGTAACAGCACTTAAGTTCTTCAAGTGGAAGAAACCCTTAATACAAAATAAGTAATAACATTGAACCAGTGATAGCAGCACGCCAGCACATGCAGAAACTTTACACAAAAACGAAAAGCACATGCAGAACCTGATTCACACGCACAACAATGACAAGCACAGTAGCACACAATTCAAGTCGGCACTTGGCACGTGCAATTCGCATCATGTAATATGCATAAAATATAATTGGTATTAAaagaaatcaataaaaataagagaacataatttatcttttatattataaaaatatacaaaatgatataaatatcatttttcatataatatatatctatagtaattttatctttatatcaCTTTTAGAGGAATACCCGATTTGATCCTTAactattttttgtttcaaaaacttcAGTTGTTAACAAATACTAAAAAGAAAATTTCATTTGTCCCTAATATTTTAGAATAGTAGATAAATTAAtctcttaataaataaaaaatagattaatcCTTTATTCTCATACAATTTAATCCCTTacttttagaaaaaattaaaagcatGCAGGGGTGAAACTACATACATAAAAAGAGGGGCAATCGCTCccctaatttaaattttttacatgtaaattatatgtaaattttaatttagaccccttttaaaattttattttagtcttattttattgtgtaaatatttttggccTCTTTCTAATATTTCTTCTAGCTCCGCCCCTGAAAACATGTAATGCTCCACAATTAATACCAACTATTTTCTATCAACTTCTATCAATAAGAATGTGACTCAATGTTAGTCATAATAATGTCTCATAACAATGTGTgtttaactattatatattatcaattaaatattttaatgcaACTAATAATTAAGTGTATGTTCCTGTTCGGTAGGGTAGATTATCCAACCCATTCGAATAGGATAGACTATTCGATCTGTTGcggttaatttaataatttagaatattaatttttattttttattttattaatatgtataaaatttgaaatgattaaattttatatttattttaaaaaaatttgatatttttacgGATAGAATAGAGTAGAGTAgagtaggatttagaattttaacATGCGAGTAGGGTTAggattgagagattctcaacgcGCAAATAAAGTAGaatagaattttaataaaatttttaactcgCAAGTAAAATTAAAGTAGGgttcaaaccctaccctaccctacccattaccAGCCCTATTTAGGGGTGGCAATGGacagggtagggtagggtttggagacaaccctaaccctacccgtgggttgagatttttatataaactcaaccctaTCCTACCCGCGGCTTGAGAATATCTCAACGCTAATCCTAACTGCTCTTaacccgcgggtacccgaccCTACCCGCAGTTTACAAAAAAAgatgcaacattattatataacttgatgataatttaaaatagaactgatttttatgtaaaaaaaaaaaaatattaaattattaattaataatcatcttttaatgactaaggatcttttgcatttagtgagaggtctttgattcaacatctacttaaaacatatttttatataagtatataacatatacatatatatagtgtCGGTTGGTCGAATAGAGTTGAGGTACAACTCACACTCTATCCGACCCGTACGAAAACCTTACCCACATCCTACGCTACTCGCTGCGGATCGGATTGACAACCCTACCTGACGGAATAAGGTCGAATTAGGTACCGCAGATAGGGTATTTGTCGCCACCCTAGCCCTATTTCTTACTGCTATTGCATGTTACTCACAGGAACTCAGGGAAATCCTCTTTAGTGGGCCCAGTCTTTTATCATTCCTCAGCTATTGATTGGTTATAATTTTAACCAAAAAAGTTGAAAGGTTTTAGGATTGTCAATATGTTTTGGTTATAAAACAAAGGGgccatctagtgtacagatgtggctgtacagatttttgtttttttgtggTTAAAAAAGCGTGttactaaaagtgttgcttaaagagaaagtgttacccttaatcgttaacttggctctgataccagtTTTTATAATTCGTTTTTTCCTGTATTTcctttttcgaaatttctattaactcttcatattttgctttaaataagtttataatttgtatagattcgGTTGGTGgtgccttataatttgcaatttCATAATTAAGAGTATTGCCCATTTCTACTATTACTATTTctgattttattttcataatttttcaatcttgttttagtttataatattcttttttgcatggattaaaatcttttatctgtttgtctttttctttaatataattttttaaatcctcaaaaacttcttttatttttacactttctgttgtttctaaatatttttttaatttttcaacttcattttccattttttcttttaatagctttatttcttttaagtcataactttggtttccaggcatttataaattttttaagtttagctccaacttgtttatatttgtctttatttctattctttttattataaggtcattaatttcgaattgaagattatttaattcctttttatactcctttattttactttttaattttttcgccctttttctttttattttgttttctggtctttcaatctttgtatacttcattatttatcttagaatttctgcaaattctatcatcgattcattactattttctagagattctattaatttttctaactcttcaacttctccttttaacttgtcatagattatttttagggcttcaaatgctctttgatttatttcagaaaactgtaaataattcaaacgattttctctttcaaagagctcttgtttcttgtcttgataggttacatatatttcttctttatttattgtcatagtttagtgtttagggtttcatttaatttttcgaccttttttgttagttcttttatttcagaattttcttctttaatttttaatttagataagcttaaagggctattaattttagattctcttatttgaaaatttgatgaaactgattttcctgatggttcttttagtaatagaactgagttttcaatagctttatattttggtatttctgtttttacaattttctgaaataattcgtCAACATAAatcctttctctgtttttaaatattatactatgatggctatttgttaaagcataatttattgcgtatgtaattgaaaatggttcatcatcttgttccattagattctttctgtgaaatttataagctaaacttatagatcttccaagattttcagttgataaaggtatagcgtatccaagatgggcattgaatttaacatttacatttgccaaatttccatgaacaattccaattatttgatctattggatcatcagtaattcttttatcacagattgctaagcttattggtgaattaattcatttcatatatgtagatttgattaagacttgtatagtgctaatatgaatccatccaattttagatcttttttgttgatccttaattttctcaatctgtttactcaattcttcatcatttatcaaagctatttcaagttctccattggcggattttatttttataggggcttcaagttgaatttttccgtagtatattatattttttctattaaaaacttcttttaaaagattttgtttattaaaattttcatttgatttgagatttaattctgtttttagaacagtctgtttttcattatctaataaggcagataatTTATAATAGTCAGATTCTTCCGTTagttctaaactttctaaataattcataactaagagattaggataaaggcgtacctttctggagaaaaacttcttttatttagaatattttacataagatgtttttatctccagaggggagattatagatactaactccagaggggagtttagaattggtttttcctaagggaattcttcttcagactttagaatcgcctcggcagcttcctccttgctttcctagcatatgagtactcttagcctcctgctttctattgtctgatgccttctacaattgcctaagcaacctatttataatggttgggtctgatggacaattcccatccttacccttcttatgacgtcattgcttacgtcattgtttattatcttgcaccagctacattgttggtgctctatgacctaagcgcttacgtcactatgcaataatgttgagagatgcttcagatgtgctgtcttcctctttctttatgtgaccttcagatgcgttgtcttcttcctttatcatgtgggttgattccgttttattattgctttcttcggATAACTCTGAGACGCATaactggcacttgtggtcttctttgtcttttatcaaatagcagagattcctctttatcccttcagggagcttttctaagagtccagataagttgtagaatgctgattcaaattccactaagagtctcatctctctttcttcaatttcattccttttactagacacaagcaaagtatttctgcttttataattaattcttgtgtgagattcccttgttatcttttgagttctttcgaagacccttaatagtgtgctggctagccttccttcatgactgtagattgttaaatcttgaacttgatcaattggttgaaaatttcctgggaagacggacatgaatattacttggtgtgctggaaccaagcattcttcttcttcattaaaaataggttgactgttcgtaaattttagggatatatcccttggatttacgttgtcaatcatatttttaaatctcttcactgcatcaacgaatcctgcaggaaactcactaataatttttagatcattaaaaattaaaattgtatcaattaatccatactggaaaaactgataggtgtccgatggggatgcatctggaaatataaccagctttgttagctgttctttggcaataggataatatcccaaaattgctcttttttcttcagtccagttcaggactatattaagggtttctctgagatttgatctacagacccttttcttttctttgatttcagcccttgtaggaatgtttcttattatccctgttctctgggtttgaattggagctttatctgctctttttagggtttgctctggatgaagagcttcatattccctgaaagattcctttgcttcttccagtgttaaaaaccctcctttgtgaattatccttgattgatgtgtaaatggtgctgctttttcccaggcatcatatactcctttcatggggccattataaattacataatattttttatcttgggtggattttttgataatttcagcaattgttttattttttggaattttttcttcacttgatttgtccaccacgcttagctggttgagctctgatggttttggttgttgtgttgatttcattgcttcgatggccttcttgagggattggatctgtgaccttatttgctgacaatgcttgcatttttcgagttcttgttcgtatttctgaatttcttgatctaatgcgttgtagacgaactccattctcttgttaatgtatttgcaataacatttttgtcacctttaatatattcaatttttattggatattgtaacaaaaataattgccatcttaccaatcgtccatgattataatcaacttttaaattatatcgtatgaaacctgttagataacttgaatctgtccttaatgtaaattctctgggtagtaaatcaatttttcatttcttaagagatttaattactgctagagtttccttttcatgagtagtatatctctgttctgttggagtaaaagtccctgaaatatacctgcaaaataattcctttggggaatatttagaatctagtgattctttttcttgttccaaactttttatagccttcttagcttttagacatcctgaccaggttatgtctgaagcatctgtttctactattaagtagtcattttcttctggaatataaagttctggaagtttttcacataattctttaatcctttgaatttgcatactatctttttcatcccattttcattcttttttagtacttatttttggaaataagcttttagtgtattctgttatattctttaaaaatccttgatcagaaatataatttatacaccctaaaaatctttgtaattgttttctatcttctattttattaggaaataaatttaccttttctaggacatttggctgtAGTTTTAGccttccttgagtggatagaattaatccaagaaactctatttcttgttttgctattcttgctttctttttgctaagaactaatcctttatctttacatctttctaaaactattaataatttttgaagatgatcttttttatcctgttttgtaaaaattagtatatcatcaatgtacactaaaacaaattcatttaactcttttaaattttcttccataaatctttgataaatacctggggcttgttttaattcgaatggtaatacattccattcatagagcaatacacttgttgattcttttgttgggcaagtaaaagcagttaatttctttgtttcttcgtctaaacgaagttgccaatatcctgattttgcatcaagagatgaaaaccaagttgctcctttgattttttctaaaatagaatcttttcttggaagtttatgagcatcaccaatagttgcttcattcatcttcttatagttaataaccattcttcgttttccccttttaatttcattattgttttcgacataaaaggctggagccgcatgaggacttttacttaatcttataattcctttttccaaaagatctttacattctaatgaaaactcttctctatctcttgcggaataaggaattttatttggaacatttatctcttttgtaggatcttttaatttaatacttactaattcgttatttgtatttttaatatctaaaggattttcagcacagaTTTCATCCAAaaattcttctatctttatttcaagattattttttgggatatttatctgaaagtataaatttaaataacatgtctctaatatagaaaatattttaaattttaagatcttatctatagtagtagttggtatttttatacgttttgatttttgatttattgaaaaatcgtgtggagcttttaaaactatatatgttaattcttgaatgaatggatgatataactttaaaaagttatttcctatgataaaatccattccagaatctaacatatatatagatggaacaatgaacctataattttgaataaaaatttcaaccatctc is a window encoding:
- the LOC112784908 gene encoding uncharacterized protein isoform X1; translated protein: MASLGLRPPQFSEDVAWLPYWLQNLRADGSNEFLEDSQSPNNQEVKGPKPSPENFSDGKCINALPKDDCGYRSCHLLLSAEDSSNISSAPPEHVFHFSLRLSSDAESFPTQDLNEFHDAVSPQKICSLQPVQTSIDFGQNMRSVTEHLAYEQNLLPASVPETVKRDDMSKSPTDTSDVIRQLKVKSNIKCFTSDSISDAVELSVAASEVLAIHDLVKMESVSELMHTENVLEVALRMKQARLEGWDNGFHSSSEDSDCSDSLSDLNDFVMEEAYEDIGLLSSVSVEEHLCTSIRSQSNAVPLAENYSRCNAKHSEKELTSHVANVDVEMKRHQKTDSPLDSLCCEREMHSDGPALGSTNLKQAENGLPTSQRSAENNSNALALNQTIVSAMVDLTPSMPENDVVSLAVETSGNFKNENLATYLAPERFRSRWLGGWTNKESEPSSLNWNNADRIPEFHIRETSFLSESVDIFPDASSCVQKHDPKCANGSQLSMHSDCLHKKPDEGILHSQNVIRCSNLSLIDPLCSVVPCSISAEHAISSTDKDEEHNTENFVTSISEFVVDTFQRISNKNATLDCRDEKMTPSLGLKDIPITETEVVKQMPKKLTCVEHIDRKQLNPLMDCSVIQPNQALPLNCNLTPLPTNYSMSAAAAASLGTRKSESLSASKSEDGNENEENHGYFVDNKASDGLTIKTSDANGILDEQTQDSRSPLILNNRTRHRLQAPKTVLNDVRTDLQSEQNNNYNELQVVCNKYDGQNVGDRKKVRFSEKVEELDQKRKLSKSEPSYKRGSSVRVKRKRVSKSSTASELLVKHPLTNYCRTVANEFIFQGTQFLLTGLSRQKERDIEALIWNSGGVVLSDIPSPPNSRGKRSLTLSSLQLPVILCMRKMQTTKFLYGCAVGASILKVDWLTDCLKSRSILQPEKYMILPNRSDMRQTKTGTAIHYRDRKHIFERIGIMLHGKHSFCNKLASVIKHGGGQVFKTLQQLVRSIDEKRTLVAAIVAEDKTTISRHLKHCALEGGIPIMPYSWIVKSLHSGKLLPFTEKNNTFPLSFDRVSNPFNMSEEI
- the LOC112784908 gene encoding uncharacterized protein isoform X2 — encoded protein: MASLGLRPPQFSEDVAWLPYWLQNLRADGSNEFLEDSQSPNNQEVKVFHFSLRLSSDAESFPTQDLNEFHDAVSPQKICSLQPVQTSIDFGQNMRSVTEHLAYEQNLLPASVPETVKRDDMSKSPTDTSDVIRQLKVKSNIKCFTSDSISDAVELSVAASEVLAIHDLVKMESVSELMHTENVLEVALRMKQARLEGWDNGFHSSSEDSDCSDSLSDLNDFVMEEAYEDIGLLSSVSVEEHLCTSIRSQSNAVPLAENYSRCNAKHSEKELTSHVANVDVEMKRHQKTDSPLDSLCCEREMHSDGPALGSTNLKQAENGLPTSQRSAENNSNALALNQTIVSAMVDLTPSMPENDVVSLAVETSGNFKNENLATYLAPERFRSRWLGGWTNKESEPSSLNWNNADRIPEFHIRETSFLSESVDIFPDASSCVQKHDPKCANGSQLSMHSDCLHKKPDEGILHSQNVIRCSNLSLIDPLCSVVPCSISAEHAISSTDKDEEHNTENFVTSISEFVVDTFQRISNKNATLDCRDEKMTPSLGLKDIPITETEVVKQMPKKLTCVEHIDRKQLNPLMDCSVIQPNQALPLNCNLTPLPTNYSMSAAAAASLGTRKSESLSASKSEDGNENEENHGYFVDNKASDGLTIKTSDANGILDEQTQDSRSPLILNNRTRHRLQAPKTVLNDVRTDLQSEQNNNYNELQVVCNKYDGQNVGDRKKVRFSEKVEELDQKRKLSKSEPSYKRGSSVRVKRKRVSKSSTASELLVKHPLTNYCRTVANEFIFQGTQFLLTGLSRQKERDIEALIWNSGGVVLSDIPSPPNSRGKRSLTLSSLQLPVILCMRKMQTTKFLYGCAVGASILKVDWLTDCLKSRSILQPEKYMILPNRSDMRQTKTGTAIHYRDRKHIFERIGIMLHGKHSFCNKLASVIKHGGGQVFKTLQQLVRSIDEKRTLVAAIVAEDKTTISRHLKHCALEGGIPIMPYSWIVKSLHSGKLLPFTEKNNTFPLSFDRVSNPFNMSEEI
- the LOC112786663 gene encoding cytosolic sulfotransferase 15-like, with translation MAPTQFPKSKTSDDGIGKEANEIELEIEEEQLSQECKKLILNLPREKGWRTPYLYLYQGFWCQPTEILAISTFQKHFQAKDTDVLIATVPKSGTTWLKALTFATLKRNYYSPASGNHPLLESNPHNLVPFFEYTLYSTKENVPDLSDLSEPRIFGTHVPFASLPNSIVKDTKTKIVYICRNPFDTFVSSWFFTNKIKPASSPELPIEEAFDLYCKGVVGYGPFWDHMLGYWKESIERPNKVLFLKYEDLKEDVNLQLKRVAMFLDCPFTLEEENCGVVESIVKLCSFENMKELEVNKKGTFGRNFENKFLFRKGEIGDWVNYFTPSMVEKLTKVMEEKFCGSGLSFRLHLDSVVSKAETGIK